A part of Scophthalmus maximus strain ysfricsl-2021 chromosome 20, ASM2237912v1, whole genome shotgun sequence genomic DNA contains:
- the adra1ab gene encoding alpha-1A adrenergic receptor isoform X3: protein MVPAENASVLSAAERCPNCSSPAGPEVDVTKVVVLGVVLVVFAVFGVLGNILVILSVLFHHHWRSVTHYFIANLAAADLLLSSAVLPFSATSEALGRWVFGRTFCGVWAALDVLCCTASILSLCVISIDRYLAVSYPLRYPAIATGRRGLTAVAALWGLSAAISVGPLFGWKEPDPEDETVCRITEEPGYALFSALGSFYVPLVIILAMYCRVYTVVKRETNTIRKGSEGEGVETEGVVLRIHRGHAAQTGKQEDDEGLKRHKRSTFPLPRLLKFTREEKAAKTLGIVVGCFILCWLPFFLVLPIARSSRRPSSTCCAAAA, encoded by the coding sequence ATGGTTCCTGCTGAGAACGCGAGTGTTCTCTCCGCCGCGGAGCGCTGTCCCAACTGCAGCTCCCCCGCCGGCCCCGAGGTGGATGTGACCAAGGTGGTGGTGCTGGGCGTGGTGCTGGTGGTGTTCGCCGTGTTCGGGGTGCTCGGCAACATCCTGGTCATCCTGTCCGTGCTGTTCCACCACCACTGGCGCTCGGTGACGCACTACTTCATCGCCAACCTGGCGGCGGCCGACCTGCTGCTCAGCTCCGCCGTCCTGCCCTTCTCCGCCACCTCGGAGGCCCTGGGCCGATGGGTGTTCGGCCGGACCTTCTGCGGCGTCTGGGCCGCCCTGGACGTGCTCTGCTGCACCGCCTCCATCCTGAGCCTGTGCGTGATCTCCATCGACCGCTACCTGGCCGTCAGCTACCCGCTCCGCTACCCTGCCATAGCTACGGGGCGGCGGGGCCTGACTGCGGTGGCCGCCCTCTGGGGACTCTCCGCAGCCATATCCGTGGGCCCGCTGTTCGGCTGGAAGGAGCCCGACCCGGAGGACGAGACGGTGTGCCGAATTACGGAGGAGCCCGGCTACGCCCTGTTCTCGGCATTGGGGTCTTTCTACGTACCTCTGGTCATCATCCTGGCCATGTACTGCCGCGTGTACACCGTGGTGAAGAGAGAGACGAACACCATCAGGAAGGGCAGCGAGGGAGAAGGGGTCGAGACGGAGGGGGTGGTGCTGAGGATACACAGAGGGCACGCCGCTCAGACGGGGAAacaggaggacgacgagggGCTCAAGAGGCATAAGCGCTCCACCTTCCCCCTGCCGAGGCTGCTGAAGTTCACGAGGGAAGAGAAGGCGGCCAAGACGCTCGGCATCGTGGTCGGGTGCTTCATTCTGTGCTGGCTTCCCTTTTTCCTGGTTTTACCCATCG
- the LOC118285389 gene encoding transmembrane protein 230, which produces MKAARNNMLGAGITNAKVKYSRLAADEDGYIDLQFKKSPPKVPYKAIALAIFLFLIGSLLIVFGALLLSGTIKVEHPDRTIPVIIIGMLVFLPGFYHLRIAYYAAKGYRGYSYDDIPDFGD; this is translated from the exons ATGAAGGCAGCGAGAAACAACATGTTGGGCGCTGGAATAACCAACGCCAAGGTCAAGTATTCACGTCTGGCTGCCGACGAGGACGGTTACATCGACCTACAG TTCAAGAAGAGTCCGCCGAAGGTCCCGTACAAGGCGATCGCACTGGCGATATTCCTGTTTCTGATCGGCTCCTTGCTGATCGTCTTCGGGGCCCTTCTTCTGTCGGGAACCATCAAGGTCGAG CATCCGGACCGCACCATTCCCGTCATCATCATCGGGAtgctcgtcttcctccctgGATTCTACCACTTAAGAATCGCCTACTACGCCGCCAAGGGTTACCGGGGTTACTCCTACGACGACATCCCAGATTTCGGCgactga
- the adra1ab gene encoding alpha-1A adrenergic receptor isoform X2 has protein sequence MVPAENASVLSAAERCPNCSSPAGPEVDVTKVVVLGVVLVVFAVFGVLGNILVILSVLFHHHWRSVTHYFIANLAAADLLLSSAVLPFSATSEALGRWVFGRTFCGVWAALDVLCCTASILSLCVISIDRYLAVSYPLRYPAIATGRRGLTAVAALWGLSAAISVGPLFGWKEPDPEDETVCRITEEPGYALFSALGSFYVPLVIILAMYCRVYTVVKRETNTIRKGSEGEGVETEGVVLRIHRGHAAQTGKQEDDEGLKRHKRSTFPLPRLLKFTREEKAAKTLGIVVGCFILCWLPFFLVLPIGSIFPASRSSRRPSSTCCAAAA, from the coding sequence ATGGTTCCTGCTGAGAACGCGAGTGTTCTCTCCGCCGCGGAGCGCTGTCCCAACTGCAGCTCCCCCGCCGGCCCCGAGGTGGATGTGACCAAGGTGGTGGTGCTGGGCGTGGTGCTGGTGGTGTTCGCCGTGTTCGGGGTGCTCGGCAACATCCTGGTCATCCTGTCCGTGCTGTTCCACCACCACTGGCGCTCGGTGACGCACTACTTCATCGCCAACCTGGCGGCGGCCGACCTGCTGCTCAGCTCCGCCGTCCTGCCCTTCTCCGCCACCTCGGAGGCCCTGGGCCGATGGGTGTTCGGCCGGACCTTCTGCGGCGTCTGGGCCGCCCTGGACGTGCTCTGCTGCACCGCCTCCATCCTGAGCCTGTGCGTGATCTCCATCGACCGCTACCTGGCCGTCAGCTACCCGCTCCGCTACCCTGCCATAGCTACGGGGCGGCGGGGCCTGACTGCGGTGGCCGCCCTCTGGGGACTCTCCGCAGCCATATCCGTGGGCCCGCTGTTCGGCTGGAAGGAGCCCGACCCGGAGGACGAGACGGTGTGCCGAATTACGGAGGAGCCCGGCTACGCCCTGTTCTCGGCATTGGGGTCTTTCTACGTACCTCTGGTCATCATCCTGGCCATGTACTGCCGCGTGTACACCGTGGTGAAGAGAGAGACGAACACCATCAGGAAGGGCAGCGAGGGAGAAGGGGTCGAGACGGAGGGGGTGGTGCTGAGGATACACAGAGGGCACGCCGCTCAGACGGGGAAacaggaggacgacgagggGCTCAAGAGGCATAAGCGCTCCACCTTCCCCCTGCCGAGGCTGCTGAAGTTCACGAGGGAAGAGAAGGCGGCCAAGACGCTCGGCATCGTGGTCGGGTGCTTCATTCTGTGCTGGCTTCCCTTTTTCCTGGTTTTACCCATCG